Proteins from a single region of Primulina tabacum isolate GXHZ01 chromosome 5, ASM2559414v2, whole genome shotgun sequence:
- the LOC142545615 gene encoding NADP-dependent malic enzyme — protein sequence MENIFKEKRGGESVLDLSPKATVGGGVEDVYGEDRATEDQLVTPWTFSVASGYSLLRDPHHNKGLAFTEKERDAHYLRGLLPPVVSSQELQEKKIMHSIRQYDVPLHKYVAMMELEERNERLFYKLLIDNVEELLPVVYTPTVGEACQKYGSIFKRPQGLYISLKEKGKILEVLRNWPERSIQVIVVTDGERILGLGDLGSQGMGIPVGKLALYTALGGVRPSACLPVTIDVGTNNETLLKDEFYIGLRQKRATGQEYFDLLHEFMSAVKQNYGEKVLVQFEDFANHNAFELLARYGTTHLVFNDDIQGTASVVLSGLVASLELLGGTLADHTFLFFGAGEAGTGIAELIALEMSKQANGVSVEETRKNIWLVDSKGLIVNSRKESLQHFKKPWAHEHEPINNLLDAVKAIKPTALIGTSGVGKTFTKEVVEAMASFNKRPLIMALSNPTSQAECTAEQAYEWTEGRAIFASGSPFDPVKYDGKTFVPGQANNAYIFPGLGFGLVISGAIRVHDDMLLAASEALAGQVTQEHYDKGMIYPPFSGIRKISAHIAANVAAKAYDLGLATRLPRPADLVKYAESCMYTPNYRSYR from the exons ATGGAGAATATTTTCAAGGAGAAGAGGGGTGGGGAGAGTGTGCTGGACTTAAGTCCAAAGGCGACGGTTGGCGGAGGAGTTGAGGATGTGTACGGTGAGGATCGAGCCACTGAGGATCAGCTCGTGACTCCATGGACATTCTCTGTTGCTAG TGGATATAGTTTGCTGAGAGACCCTCATCACAACAAGGGGCTCGCGTTTACGGAGAAAGAGAGAGATGCTCATTACTTGCGCGGTCTTCTTCCTCCTGTTGTTTCATCCCAAGAACTTCAG GAAAAAAAGATCATGCATAGCATTCGTCAGTATGATGTTCCTCTGCACAAGTACGTGGCCATGATGGAACTTGAG GAGAGAAACGAGAGGTTGTTTTACAAGCTTCTCATTGATAATGTAGAGGAACTCCTCCCAGTTGTCTATACACCGACTGTGGGTGAGGCTTGCCAAAAATACGGGAGTATTTTTAAACGCCCTCAGGGTTTATATATCAGTTTAAAAGAGAA GGGAAAAATTCTCGAAGTTCTGAGGAACTGGCCCGAGAGGTCCATTCAAGTAATTGTTGTGACTGATGGTGAAAGGATTTTGGGACTCGGGGATCTTGGCTCCCAG GGAATGGGAATACCGGTGGGGAAACTAGCTTTGTACACAGCACTTGGGGGTGTAAGACCTTCGGCG TGTCTACCAGTAACAATCGACGTGGGGACAAACAATGAGACGCTTTTAAAGGATGAGTTCTACATCGGGCTCAGGCAAAAAAGGGCAACCGGACAG GAATATTTCGACTTGTTGCATGAGTTCATGAGTGCTGTGAAGCAAAACTATGGTGAAAAGGTTCTTGTTCAG TTTGAAGATTTTGCCAACCACAATGCGTTTGAGCTGTTGGCGAGATATGGAACTACTCATTTGGTCTTTAATGATGATATACAG GGGACAGCATCTGTGGTGCTTTCGGGGCTTGTTGCATCACTTGAGCTGCTTGGGGGTACCTTAGCTGATCACACGTTCTTGTTTTTTGGTGCTGGAGAA GCTGGAACCGGGATAGCAGAGCTTATAGCCCTTGAAATGTCAAAACAG GCTAATGGTGTGTCTGTGGAAGAAACTCGCAAAAATATCTGGCTTGTGGACTCGAAG GGTTTGATAGTTAATTCTCGTAAGGAATCTCTTCAACATTTCAAGAAACCGTGGGCTCATGAGCACGAACCGATTAACAATCTCTTAGATGCTGTCAAG GCTATCAAGCCAACAGCCTTAATTGGAACTTCTGGTGTCGGAAAAACATTTACGAAGGAGGTGGTCGAGGCTATGGCCTCCTTCAATAAG AGACCTCTCATAATGGCCCTTTCCAATCCAACCTCACAAGCTGAGTGCACTGCCGAACAAGCTTACGAATGGACCGAG GGTCGTGCTATTTTCGCCAGCGGAAGTCCATTTGACCCTGTGAAATATGATGGAAAAACTTTTGTACCTGGCCAG GCAAACAACGCATACATATTCCCCGGTCTCGGGTTTGGGTTGGTCATATCTGGAGCCATTCGTGTGCACGATGACATGCTTTTGGCAGCTT CTGAGGCTTTGGCTGGTCAAGTGACACAAGAACATTACGACAAGGGAATGATTTACCCTCCATTTTCCGGTATAAGGAAGATATCAGCTCACATTGCTGCTAATGTAGCTGCTAAAGCATATGACCTTG GATTGGCAACAAGACTCCCTCGGCCTGCGGACTTGGTCAAGTATGCCGAAAGCTGTATGTACACCCCGAACTACCGGAGCTACCGGTGA